AGCAAGCGCATTTGTCATACAAACGCTATGCTTGCGCCAGCGAAAGCAAACCCGGTATGGGAGTTTTTCATTTTATAGCGACAGATAATTCATCAGAAATTGTAATAAGCCTGTAGGAAAGATTGTTTTGAAACTGCAATAAGCCGGAGAGCAATTTGTTGACTTTACAAAAAGCTGATGGGATCAAGGCAGACAATCAATTACTGAGCTTCTAACTTGCTCACATCCAAAATCCTGTAGCGGCTGCGACCAACGTGCTCCAAAATACCCTTGTCGCAGAAGGAACGAAGTGTCCGCAGCAGATGCCGTTGACTGGTTTCCAGTACGTCAGCGCAAAGTCTGGTGTTGTAGCCGAAGTAACCATCTTTTTGCTCCCGCAGAATAAACTGAGCTAATCTGGTTGGCAGCTGTTCATAGTGAATGAAATTTTTCCTGATATGCTCTGCCAGATACGAGCAGGCGTAGTTGAGAAACTTTGTATCTTGGTGAAGCGCCTCCCCGTATAGATCCACGGAAAGACTCAGACACAGGCAGGGGGTCAGCGCTTCAATGGTGTTAATGGCGGGCTTATTCCAAAGAGCGGAAGTAAGTCCTAAAATGTTAGGACTCTGATACTGCAGCTCGCAGTGCAGTTTTCCGCTTTTAGAAACGCTGGAGGCTATGAGTGCCCCATCCGCCAACAGCTGGATCTCCGGATAGATCTCACCGCTGTGGCACAGGGTTTCTCCTGCCTCACAACGCAGCAGGACAGAGCATTTCTCCAGATCAAGCGAGAAATACTCTTGAAAATGGTGTTTTTCTATCAGTGCGCATTTCAGCGCAGGATCGTTCAACTGGATCATAGCAAACATTCCTTTAGAAGGTGCAAAAGTAATCGTTTTCTTCTTGTGCAGCCATATTTCTTAGTAATAGTAAAGATAACATAGGTTTATAAAAAAGTAAAGGGATGACAAAACATTATCTTTGGAGAAACAAAAAGTGGGCATTTGTCCTTGAAGAAAAGACAAATTTTGGGAAGTCCTTTTGTTTGCACGCCCGCATCAAAAATTCCGGGGAAACCGCAAAAAAGTTCGGCGAAAAGAACGTGACATATGTCATTTATTTTTAGCCGTCAGAGAACTATGATAGCAAAAATTAATTTTAAGTTTAGTGTTGCAAAGCGGTAAAGTGTTAAAGCGTTTGAAAGCTCAAGCGCGAGGCTGAAATGCATTGATTCCGTTTAGAAGTGGAAATGAACAGAGGAAAGGTGGGTATCAACAATGTCAACACAGGTACAATTCAAGGATTACAGCATGGGTTTTAAGGACGATGACGGAAAGGTCTACAACCTGATCGACCATCTGAATATGCAGTTGGACGAAGGAAAGGCTTTGGGAATCGTAGGTGAATCCGGCTGCGGCAAAAGCATGACCAGCCTTTCTCTGATGCGGCTTCTGCCGGCTGCGGCCTCTGTACAGGGAGGAGAGATCCTGCTCAATGGAGAGGATCTGCTGAAAAAGTCTGAGCCGGAGATGGAAAAGATCCGGGGAAAGCAGATCGCAATGATCTTTCAGGAGCCAATGACAGCGCTGAATCCAGTCATGACAATCGGCAAGCAGATTGGCGAATGTCTGAAGCTGCACCATCCGGAAATGAAGGAAGATGAGATTCGGAAACAGGTCTGTGAGGCGCTGAATGATGTGGGCATTGCCAATCCAGAGACCCGGATCAATCAATATCCGCATGAATTTTCCGGCGGTATGCGCCAGCGGGTAATGATTGCCATGGCCATTATCAACCATCCCGCCATACTGATTGCCGACGAACCGACCACCGCATTGGATGTAACGATCCAGGCGCAGATCCTGGATATCATGCGCCGCCTGAAGGGATCCTCCGGCAGTCTGATGCTGATTACGCACAATCTGGGGATCGTGGCAGAGATCTGCGAGGAGGTGGTGGTGATGTATGCGGGCCGTGCCATTGAGCGTGGCACACTGAAAGCGATTTTCGACAACCCGCTGCATCCCTACACCCAGGGACTGATGGCCTCCGTACCTACTATGCGCAGTGAAAAGAAGCCGCTCTACACCATACCCGGCACTGTGCCTACTGTGTATGATTTTAAGGAGGGGTGTCGGTTTGCGGATCGCTGCCAACACTGCACGGAGGAGTGCCGCACCAAAATTCCACCGGTAAAGCGGGTGGGAGAAGACCATATCGTTCAATGCTGGATGAACTTTGAAGGGGAGGAACCGTACCATGAGTGAAAAAAAGGAAACCCCCATTTTGAAAGCAGAACATCTGACTAAGATGTTCCCTGTGAAAAAGCGAAAGCTGATTGAAAAACAGAGATACGTGCACGCCGCAGAGGATGTCAGTTTCGAAGTCTATCCCGGCGAGGTGCTGGGAATCGTGGGAGAATCCGGTTCCGGTAAGTCCACGTTGGCCCGAACGATCCTTGCGCTGACGCCCTCCACCTCTGGGCAGGTGTTTTATCAAGGAGAGGACATTACGGACTTCAAAGTATCTGCCGGCGAAAAGCGTCGCCTGCGCAGCGAAATACAGATGATCTTTCAGGATCCCTACGCCAGCCTGAACCCAAAAATCAAGATCGGCAATGCGATCGCCGAGCCAATGCTGCTTCACGGTCAGGCATCCAGTTATGCTGAGGCAAAGGAAAAGATCCAGCACCTGTTGGAAGTCGTGGGGCTGCAGCCTGCGGTGTTCGACCGATATCCCCATGAGTTCTCAGGCGGTCAGCGGCAGCGTATCGGCATCGTCCGGGCCTTGGCGGTGAATCCAAAGCTGATTTTTTGCGATGAGTCCGTTTCCGCACTGGATGTTTCCGTACAGGCACAGATTTTGAACCTGTTTCAAAGTCTGAAGGAGCAGTTTCATCTGACTTATGTGTTCATTGGCCATGATTTGGCTGTGGTTCGCTATATCAGCGACCGGGTCATGGTGATGTACTTGGGCAAGGTCATGGAGATCGCCCCGTACAGTGAACTGACGGGGGACGATATCCACCCATATACCCGGGCTCTGCTTTCCGCTGTACCGGAACCCAGCATTGCGCTCCACAAGGAGCGGATCCTGCTGGAGGGAGATATTCCCAGCGCAGTAGATCCTCCGGCAGGCTGCCGATTCTGCCAACGCTGCTTCATGGCAAAGCCCATTTGTTTCGAGCAGGAGCCGGATATGAAAACGGTGGGGACTGATCACTGCGTGCGCTGTCACTTTGCAAAGGAGGGTTGATCCATGGTTCGTTATCTTCTGAAACGTCTCGGGCGGGGTATTCTGACGATCCTGCTCTCCGTGACGCTGGTATTCTTTATTGTCCGTGCTATGCCCTCCAATCCCGTAGATCTGATGGTCAGTCCCCAGATGTCCGAGGAGGCGCAGCAGGCGCTGATCGAGGAGTTCGGCCTGGACCAGTCGAAGCTGACCCAGTACGGCCTCTATATGAAGGAATTGCTTCATGGCAACCTGGGAAGCAGCTTTGCCAAGCGAATTCCGGTTTCCCAGTATATTGCGGAAAAGCTGCCTTGGACGCTGCTGCTTTTGGCGGCAGTCATGCTGATCGTCATTCTGATTGGCATCAGCGTGGGCTTGTACGCAGCAGCCCACAAAGGAAAACTTTCGGACCGGGTCATCAGCGTGCTGGTGACGATGGGAATATCTGTATTCATTCCATTTATGGCGTTCCTACTGTTGTACCTTTTTTCCTTTAAGCTGAAGCTGCTGCCTAC
The genomic region above belongs to Vescimonas coprocola and contains:
- a CDS encoding ABC transporter ATP-binding protein — translated: MSTQVQFKDYSMGFKDDDGKVYNLIDHLNMQLDEGKALGIVGESGCGKSMTSLSLMRLLPAAASVQGGEILLNGEDLLKKSEPEMEKIRGKQIAMIFQEPMTALNPVMTIGKQIGECLKLHHPEMKEDEIRKQVCEALNDVGIANPETRINQYPHEFSGGMRQRVMIAMAIINHPAILIADEPTTALDVTIQAQILDIMRRLKGSSGSLMLITHNLGIVAEICEEVVVMYAGRAIERGTLKAIFDNPLHPYTQGLMASVPTMRSEKKPLYTIPGTVPTVYDFKEGCRFADRCQHCTEECRTKIPPVKRVGEDHIVQCWMNFEGEEPYHE
- a CDS encoding helix-turn-helix domain-containing protein, whose translation is MIQLNDPALKCALIEKHHFQEYFSLDLEKCSVLLRCEAGETLCHSGEIYPEIQLLADGALIASSVSKSGKLHCELQYQSPNILGLTSALWNKPAINTIEALTPCLCLSLSVDLYGEALHQDTKFLNYACSYLAEHIRKNFIHYEQLPTRLAQFILREQKDGYFGYNTRLCADVLETSQRHLLRTLRSFCDKGILEHVGRSRYRILDVSKLEAQ
- a CDS encoding ABC transporter ATP-binding protein, whose product is MSEKKETPILKAEHLTKMFPVKKRKLIEKQRYVHAAEDVSFEVYPGEVLGIVGESGSGKSTLARTILALTPSTSGQVFYQGEDITDFKVSAGEKRRLRSEIQMIFQDPYASLNPKIKIGNAIAEPMLLHGQASSYAEAKEKIQHLLEVVGLQPAVFDRYPHEFSGGQRQRIGIVRALAVNPKLIFCDESVSALDVSVQAQILNLFQSLKEQFHLTYVFIGHDLAVVRYISDRVMVMYLGKVMEIAPYSELTGDDIHPYTRALLSAVPEPSIALHKERILLEGDIPSAVDPPAGCRFCQRCFMAKPICFEQEPDMKTVGTDHCVRCHFAKEG
- a CDS encoding ABC transporter permease — protein: MVRYLLKRLGRGILTILLSVTLVFFIVRAMPSNPVDLMVSPQMSEEAQQALIEEFGLDQSKLTQYGLYMKELLHGNLGSSFAKRIPVSQYIAEKLPWTLLLLAAVMLIVILIGISVGLYAAAHKGKLSDRVISVLVTMGISVFIPFMAFLLLYLFSFKLKLLPTGGAYTPPKGTGWSYYGDVAKHLILPAIALSITNLANAVLYTRNSMIDVLHEDYIRTAYAKGNNKGRVLRVHALKNALIPTVTVIGMQIGFMVGGATVTETVFSWPGIGRMVYDAVNALDYPVLQGAFLVMAVAVVIMSFLTDLVVAWLDPRIKLGG